The nucleotide sequence AAGGCGTGGAACGAAGATGCGCCTTAACCAGCTTAAAAACTAACATATCCAGAGGGACTGGGCAGCACTCATCTCGCAACCAGGGGTGAGCTGCAATACAGACATAACACACAAGTAAATCGCCAATATTCTATGGAAACTTTAAAAGAAAGCATAAAGTAAGAATCATCATTGGCACAACTTACAGAGTGCCTGCGCAGCAGTCATTCTTTTTCTGTAATCCTTGTTAAGAAGTCTTTTGACAAAGTCTTTAGCTTCAGGAGATATTGATGCCCATGGTGAATCATCAAAATTAGGATCAGCTCTCAGCACAGAGCGGAAAATTCCTGATTCAGTGCGTGCCCAGAATGGTCTGCTACCacacagcaagatataagtgataACACCTACGCTCCACATGTCTGCTTCTGTGCTATATGACCTATGTAGGACTTCTGGAGCAACATAGTATGCACTACCAACAATGTCATTCAGCCTTTCATCTGCAAAAACAAAATGTATTAGGCTTTGGTACACAATAACAAGACATTCAAGTCTTTTATTCATGTCTAGATTGCTCTTAAATTCAAAAATCAAAGAACGTAGATAAAACGTGCTATGGGTATAATCCTCATGTGGAGGTACTACCTGGCCTTATAAAATCAGAGAGGCCAAAATCGATGAGCTTCATAGGAGAATGTTCATCTCTAGTACTGAATAGGAAATTCTGTTCAAAATCAAGCATGAAGTCATAAAAAATAAATGGTTGGATTATCAGCACAGAAGAGATCAACAAAGACTCCACATACCTCTGGCTTAAGATCACGATGAACAACACCCTGAAGATGGCAGAAAGCAACTACACTTAATATCTGTTTGATGATAACTTTAGCATCATCCTCAGTGTACCTCCCACCTCTGGAAAAATAGGAAATTATTAATAGTAAGAGCTATGTTTGTTTTTAGTACTAAGAAATGTTTCTCAAGGAAAATGTTATACCTGGACAAAATTCTGTCCAACAACTCCCCACCTTCACACAACCTAACCAATACCAGGTGCACAAAGCATCAATAATCATGTAATTTTGCATAGAACTCAAGAAATAAGACAATCCATTTTAGCAGATAGAAAGTCCTTTATCTAAAATGAGATATTGCAGGTTCTGATAACAACATTGTACGGATGCAAAGTCAACAATATGTGAGGGGAAGAAAGCAAACATACTCCATGATGATGTAGACGTTAAGGGCATCCTCACATGCATCATAAAATTTCACAAGATTTGAATGCCCAGATAAAGCCTTCAGAATTTTCACCTCTCTACGCACATCCTCAATAGATATTGCTGTTGTCATCTGCTAGAGAAGAACAAAAGGTTGAGATTACTTTGTAAAGAATAAAATGCGAAATTGGTAGTCAAACAGCCAAAGACAGTTGTCCATAACCTAACGAGCTAGACAAGCAAACTTGGCGCTAATTGATATATCTTCATATTGAACTGTTAAGCTTAATGAAGATTGTCTGAGCATTAATTAGCTTCTATCAACAAAAGATCAAGCTGTGAAGAGAATGATGACCATACATTATATGATTATTAGAGGGAACATGTTTGTATTAGATGCAAATGAATGAGCGATATTTGATGACAGGGAACACAATTATATCAGATGCGAATAAAAGAACGACAATGTGAAAGCGAGAGATGCATTAAACTTGATAGATACGTCAGGGGTTCAAATAGTTGATGTAAGTAGGCTTCGACAAACGAGGACAATATAGCAAGCCAAAAAAAGTCAGTAATCAATACAAGTAATAACGGTCAGAAAAGAAAACGACATTTACGTGCATGAGAAACATCAATGCCGGCATGCACATGTGCGTGTACATAGAGTTCAGTTAGCTGTATTGCATACTAGTTTTATCAACAGATCCTAGCAAACACCAGGAAAGAAATAATATGAAACTAGACATTGTCTTAATTTTCTTGAACAAAAAATATCGAATACTATTAGTCCCTGCAAGGGCAATACAAgtactcaattcatcacaataaaacCTATTCTCAAATTCAGCACTCTAATAATGTAAACGATATGTATACCTGCTTACATGCTAGAtctcaagaaaaacatcaaggacTTGGAAAACTTTAAAAAATACTGTCTAAATCAATACTATTGCTCCCTGGAAGAGCAATATAAGTAGGAAGGTTGATCACATACAGTTAGGTGCCTCCCATGCCTTACTGTTATCTATTCTTCTAGGCTCTGATCATACTAACAAAGTGCCACAATATGGATTTGATAACTACTGAACTCTTGATAGTAACATGTAGTTATGCACTATATCCACACTACTCCAGCTAAAATTCTGCCACTATTTGACAAGCTATCAGGGGATCTCATTGAGAAATCAGTCACTTCTAATCCTGTAACCAAACACTGGATAAGCTAATCCCCTGCCGGTTTCTTACCAAAAAAAAAGGAACAACAAAACAAGAACAGGAGTCAGATGGATAAACAGTGAGATCAAAATAGAAGACAAAAAATCAGGCATTTCCATAATGTACTTCTTACTTTCAAGGAAATGCCAATACCCTGTTCATTATGCAAGGCAGACAAAGAAAACGAATGATTAACTTATGATCGCAATGTCTGTGCTAGTGGCATTGCCGAGTTGCTgaattcttgcaaaagtaacaaacagtTCATTGTAGAACAAGTGAACAACTGAAAGGATCACACGGCATCTTGATACCAAGCAAGATCTAAGTTGGTAGAAACTGAGACGATTATGCATTTAGGTGAGAGGAGTGCGAGATCAAGAACGGGTTCGACCTTGGCTTTGGAGATGACCTTGACAGCTAGGACTTGACCTCTCATGTCCCCCTTGCGGGCACGCGCGAGACAGGTGTGGCCGAAGTGGCCGCGACCCACCTCCTTTCCCAGTTCGTACTTGACCGCGAAGTGGCGGTCGTAGCCGAAGCTCTTGTCGAGCtcctcctctcctccgccgccgccggccccttGTTCGGGGATCGGGGCCTCCTGCGGCGGCTTAGCGGGCGGCGCCTGCGCAGAGGTAGCAGCCGGGGAGCGGTGGCCGAGACGGCGCGCCAGCGACGCCTTGATGTGCTTGGCCGGAGACGGCGGAGGGAACGGGCGGCGGAAGAAGCGCCTGGGCGTGGACGCGGACGTCGCCGGGGACGGCGCGATGCCCTCGGGGAGCGGGCTGGCGGTCCAGGGGCTCCCCGCGGCCGCCGCCGAAGTCCTGGCCGGCGTCACCCCCGCCCTGCTGCGCGGCGTCCCCGCCGGCGACGGCCTGCTGCTCCGCCTCCCTGCCGTGGCCCTCTCGCCGGCGGGCTCCTCCTGGACGGCAGCCGCGGCAGACGCCGAGACCGAGATGGTGGTCGTCCCTCCGCCACCCTCGCCCCCATCCCCGCCGTCCGCGTGTATGTTCTTGGCGTAGCACTGCCCCATGGCTCCCCCGGCGCCGATCACCGGAGGCGCGACGGCGAACACGGAAACGGCAGGAATGCGGCGGGGTTTGGGGCGGGTCGAAGGGGAGCGGGGGGCGGAGGGGTTGGGATTTATAGGACGGGGACGGGGATGGAGTATAGGAGCGAACCAAAGTATTAATGCGGGGAGAAGAGATGAGACAAGAAATGGTAATGCGCTTGATGAattgctggctggctggctgagcAGGAGTGGTAACGTACGCGCCTGCCCTGCTGGCTGGCCGCGGGCGCGGCGGTGGACGGAGGAGGAGACGCGACGCGAGGGGGGCGGAGAGGAGGACTGACTGAGGGAGGCAGTCCAGTCAGAGGCGAGGGACTGAGCGGATGGTTCCTCTGACAAGCGGGTCCGTTGGCGTGTAAGGGCCAGGCCCGCAAGGCAGACGTACGTTTTGTTGGTTGTTTCTGTTtccctattttttttctttggtaCTATGTAATTCCAGGGTTTTATACCATGTATTTTGTATTTTTTAATGGTAACACGTTTTTCATTAATGTAATAAGGACCGCAATAGCTGGCGAAAATTCGCTGGGAGGGATCCGCATTTATGAGCCTTTTAGCTGGCAAGTTTAGTTGTATGGGGTGGACAACATCTTCGAAAACACATGACAATTCCTAGGAAGAAAGAGATTTCACGGCAAGAAAGGGCAGAAATTGCCATCTCTTATCAACTAACCTTGCCACAAAAAGGTTCCTTTgttacccccacccccaccccaccccccttcTCAGCTGATTTTCGCCTGATAACATTTTGGTATAATAAAGATCAAGTTACAAGCCACGTAAACACCGACCTAACAAATACTGAAAAGCCAATAGAACTCTAGCCTTTGTATAAAGGACCACCAGTCAAAATGATTAATACACAATCAATACCAAGAATCCCTTGGGCTTGACGCCAAGGcctgtcacctgcctccggcaccaccacgacATGCACTGAGAGAAAATATGACTAACCATTTCTTCGCACGAACTCGAGGCGACTCCATCGTTGATATGCAGCTTTTCAGACCTCCAAAGTAGCTTACCAAAGGCAAAGTCATTACCGCTGAAAAAATCTGCTCGGGCAGCACCCCAAATACGACATAAAACTCTAGATCTAGCACCCCCACTCGACAATGTTGTGGGAGAAGGAAACCATACCTCTCAGTTGCCAACCATGAACCCAACACATGATCCATCATCTTCTAGTTGTCGTCGACGCAGTCACTGTCTGCATCCGCTCCTGCACTACCTCCCGAGCTTCACACCCACGTTGGAGTAAGCACCATCGCAACAGTGGAGCCTGAGGACACAAGCCCACCATACGGATGCCACTGTCGCCACGCCATCCCCACTTGAACAGACTAGCAACCAGATCCATCACCCAGCAACGAGCAGAACACCGTGTCGAGGAATAATTTGAAGTTTTACTATGGGTAGCCCCAAACCTACTGccccatgtgttggaaatatgccctagaggcaataataaagtggttattattatatttccttaatcatgataaaggtttattattcatgctagaattctattaaccgggaacttaaatacatgtgtggatacataaacaaataccgtgcccctagtgagtctctactagactaactcgttgatcaaaacatggttaaggtttcctaacaatagacatgtgttgttacttggtaacagggtcacatcattaggagaatgatgtgatggacaagacccatctgtttagcatagcatatgatcgttaagtttttgctactgctttcttaatgtcaaatacatattccttcgaccatgagatcatgcaactcccggataccggaggaatatcttgtgtgctatcaaacaatgtgctctataggtatctctgaaggtgccTGTTGAGTT is from Triticum aestivum cultivar Chinese Spring chromosome 1B, IWGSC CS RefSeq v2.1, whole genome shotgun sequence and encodes:
- the LOC123124844 gene encoding CDPK-related kinase 3; translated protein: MGQCYAKNIHADGGDGGEGGGGTTTISVSASAAAAVQEEPAGERATAGRRSSRPSPAGTPRSRAGVTPARTSAAAAGSPWTASPLPEGIAPSPATSASTPRRFFRRPFPPPSPAKHIKASLARRLGHRSPAATSAQAPPAKPPQEAPIPEQGAGGGGGEEELDKSFGYDRHFAVKYELGKEVGRGHFGHTCLARARKGDMRGQVLAVKVISKAKMTTAISIEDVRREVKILKALSGHSNLVKFYDACEDALNVYIIMELCEGGELLDRILSRGGRYTEDDAKVIIKQILSVVAFCHLQGVVHRDLKPENFLFSTRDEHSPMKLIDFGLSDFIRPDERLNDIVGSAYYVAPEVLHRSYSTEADMWSVGVITYILLCGSRPFWARTESGIFRSVLRADPNFDDSPWASISPEAKDFVKRLLNKDYRKRMTAAQALSHPWLRDECCPVPLDMLVFKLVKAHLRSTPFKRAALKALSRAITEDELIYTRAQYNLLQPSSQDGQICIENFRMALLQNSTDAMKESRTLDILSALEPLAYRRMDFEEFRAATISPYQLEASSMWDEIASTAFECFEQEGNRVITIEELAQEMNLSSAAYSIVRDWIRPSDGKLSFIGYTKFLHGLTMRSSNARRHH